In Arthrobacter sp. CDRTa11, one DNA window encodes the following:
- a CDS encoding GDSL-type esterase/lipase family protein, with product MGKVARFLSIVVLLVLVLVSAAPTPTSRYPRSMAAIGDSITRAFSACCGFGDHPVHSWSSGDSGNDGVVSHYERLLRLQPAISGRNYNNSRSGAKVAEIPAQAAVAASQKAAYVTVLVGANDLCASSAHTMTTEADFTAAVDGALAILDRMRPRPKVFVSSIPDLYQLWAVLHTDPAAQAAWSGGSICPSMLSASNSEETRQLVVQRQAAFNAILSGSCAAYSGMCRSDGGAVYGYKFTASDVSVLDYFHPSLEGQNKLAGITWDAVWQEGTLTS from the coding sequence ATGGGCAAGGTGGCAAGGTTCCTGAGTATCGTGGTGTTGCTGGTCCTTGTCCTGGTTTCGGCGGCACCCACGCCAACGAGCCGCTATCCCCGGAGTATGGCTGCCATTGGCGATTCCATCACCCGGGCCTTCAGCGCCTGCTGTGGGTTTGGCGACCACCCGGTCCACTCGTGGTCCAGCGGCGACAGCGGGAATGACGGCGTCGTCAGCCATTATGAACGGCTGCTGCGCCTGCAGCCGGCAATCTCCGGGCGAAATTACAACAACTCCAGAAGCGGGGCGAAGGTGGCTGAGATTCCGGCGCAGGCAGCCGTGGCTGCCAGCCAAAAGGCCGCTTATGTCACTGTCCTGGTGGGCGCCAACGACCTCTGCGCATCGTCCGCACACACCATGACCACCGAGGCTGACTTCACGGCGGCAGTGGACGGGGCGCTGGCCATACTGGACCGGATGCGCCCCCGGCCGAAGGTCTTCGTCAGCAGCATCCCGGACCTGTACCAGCTGTGGGCTGTCCTGCACACCGACCCGGCGGCGCAGGCGGCCTGGTCCGGTGGAAGCATCTGTCCGTCCATGCTCTCGGCTTCGAACAGCGAAGAGACGCGTCAGCTCGTGGTGCAGAGGCAAGCAGCCTTCAATGCCATCCTCTCCGGTTCCTGCGCAGCCTATTCCGGCATGTGCCGCAGCGATGGCGGTGCGGTGTACGGATACAAATTCACCGCCAGCGACGTGAGCGTCCTTGATTACTTCCACCCAAGCCTGGAGGGCCAGAACAAGCTGGCAGGCATCACCTGGGACGCGGTTTGGCAGGAAGGCACCCTGACTTCCTGA